CCTCCCGGCACGAACGAGTCCCTGAACCTCCTCAAGAACTCCTCGGTCGCGCTGACCATCAGCGTGGCCGAGCTGACCTTCCAGACCCGCCAGATCGAGACCTATACCGCGAAGGCCATCGAGGCTCTCACCGCCGGCACCGTGATCTACCTCGTCCTCTGTCTCTCGCTCTCCGCCCTCATGGGCTGGGTCGAGCGGCGGACCGCGATTCCCGGGCTGATCGCGGGCGGGAGGCGGCGGCGCGCATGAGCCTCGATCTCGGCGTCATCTGGCGGAACCTCGACTTCCTGCTCGTCCAGGGCTTCCTGGGCTTCGGCGCCTTCGTGGGCGGCACGGTACGGCTGGCCATTCCCTCCATCGTCCTGGGTTTCCTCCTCGGCGTCTTCGTCGGGCTGGCCCGCCTGTCGCCGCGCGCCTGGGTCCGCATCCCCGCCACGATCTACGTCGAGTTCTTCCGCGGCGTCCCCCTCGTCATGGTGATCTTCTGGATCTGGTTCATCCTCCCCATCCTGCTCAAGACCAAGATCCCCGAGTTCGGCGTGGCGCTGACCGCCTTCGTGATCTTCGAGGCGGCGTACCTCGGCGAGATCGTGCGCGCGGGCATCCAGTCGGTGGCGCGCGGGCAGGTGGAGGCGGCGACCGCGCTGGGCCTGCGCCCC
The Candidatus Methylomirabilota bacterium genome window above contains:
- a CDS encoding amino acid ABC transporter permease, with translation MSLDLGVIWRNLDFLLVQGFLGFGAFVGGTVRLAIPSIVLGFLLGVFVGLARLSPRAWVRIPATIYVEFFRGVPLVMVIFWIWFILPILLKTKIPEFGVALTAFVIFEAAYLGEIVRAGIQSVARGQVEAATALGLRPGGTMRFVVLPQALKNMIPSLVTQFIVLFKDTSLASIIGFMDLTKAAQVVNNREIRPFELYLFIAVVYWICTYSMSRYARALEKRLGPA